A region of Carassius auratus strain Wakin chromosome 41, ASM336829v1, whole genome shotgun sequence DNA encodes the following proteins:
- the LOC113059717 gene encoding basal cell adhesion molecule-like isoform X1, protein MERAMLGRVGICCTLLALALQVCLASVMVKVTPEVEVIKGETIKLPCSYTTSAPDSSIMVLWSIEDSGTRKQIAYKSSEGSGIEDVSGMKGRLTMGSDSSLTISPVTVEDDRAFFCQVTAKASGFSENKTQVKVFFAPEKPVVKGNDQAIAVSHDTKISSSEVAKCISRNAFPQPHIIWFKDAMPVPKENNQKNETYMRPSVVKEASGLYTLTSTLYMQPVKADARSVFHCTVVYKMPNNQTKQESSDKFNLLLLYSAENVFFQLKNQGPIKEGDNVLMKCETDGNPQPEFEFYKEDKALNGLKGMLEMKNVTREHAGTYRCEALDFDALEDVLLSKTLNLSVHYLDPMAVTPEGPLYAAIGDTVEFQCKTKSSDKYTQQWIKDSEVLSTTGVLTLQPVTLANAGVYICVGEVPSVPGLQKQANVSLVVTGAPAIDDPVNGFVDKEGGMVTLKCSAFGHPAPQFTWTPSGKESVTVVGNKVISTVTLEASAAVLKNGVICEASNDYGRDIKTFKVSIKSDPDKASDSNAVNRVDKQQGGSSAVVIAVVVCVLLLVVLVAMLYFLSTTKKLSCGKKNKNNGASGDIKCEKTSEKDNEESVLFKNNQNTEQC, encoded by the exons TATGTCTGGCTTCAGTCATGGTCAAGGTGACCCCAGAGGTGGAAGTGATTAAAGGAGAAACCATCAAACTGCCTTGCAGCTACACCACCTCTGCACCTGACTCTTCCATTATGGTCCTATGGTCCATT GAGGATTCAGGTACAAGAAAGCAAATTGCTTACAAGTCTTCCGAAGGTTCTGGCATTGAAGATGTCTCAGGAATGAAAGGTCGCTTAACCATGGGAAGTGACTCGTCCCTCACCATCTCCCCTGTCACAGTGGAAGATGACAGAGCCTTCTTTTGCCAAGTGACTGCAAAGGCTTCAGGGTTCTCTGAAAATAAGACCCAGGTCAAGGTTTTTT TTGCTCCGGAGAAGCCAGTGGTCAAAGGAAATGATCAGGCTATCGCTGTCAGTCATGACACTAAAATTTCCTCCTCTGAA GTGGCCAAGTGCATCAGCAGGAACGCTTTCCCTCAGCCTCATATTATATGGTTTAAAGATGCCATGCCTGTGCCTAAAGAAAATAACCAAAAGAATG AAACCTATATGAGACCTAGTGTGGTGAAGGAAGCCTCAGGCCTGTACACCTTGACCAGTACACTGTACATGCAGCCTGTTAAAGCTGACGCTAGATCAGTCTTCCACTGCACGGTGGTGTACAAAATGCCAAACAACCAGACCAAACAGGAGAGCTCCGATAAATTCAACCTCTTGTTGCTCT ATTCAGCAGAAAATGTGTTCTTCCAACTGAAGAATCAGGGGCCAATCAAAGAGGGGGATAATGTGCTGATGAAGTGTGAGACTGATGGAAACCCTCAGCCAGAGTTTGAGTTTTACAAAGAG GATAAAGCACTGAATGGATTGAAAGGAATGTTAGAAATGAAGAACGTCACTCGAGAGCATGCTGGAACCTATAGGTGTGAAGCTCTGGACTTTGATGCCTTGGAAGATGTCTTACTTAGCAAAACTCTAAACTTAAGTGTGCACT ATCTGGACCCAATGGCAGTGACTCCAGAAGGCCCATTGTATGCTGCTATAGGAGATACTGTGGAGTTTCAGTGTAAGACAAAGTCCTCTGATAAATACACCCAGCAGTGGATAAAG GACTCAGAGGTGCTGTCGACGACGGGTGTGTTGACTCTTCAGCCAGTGACTCTGGCTAATGCTGGTGTGTATATATGTGTCGGAGAAGTACCTTCAGTGCCAGGTCTCCAAAAACAAGCCAATGTCAGCCTTGTGGTCACAG GTGCACCTGCGATTGATGATCCAGTGAATGGTTTCGTTGACAAGGAAGGAGGAATGGTCACTCTCAAATGCTCTGCTTTCGGTCATCCTGCTCCACAGTTCACCTGGACACCTTCTGGCAAAGAG TCAGTGACAGTAGTGGGGAATAAGGTGATCAGCACGGTCACTCTTGAGGCTTCGGCTGCGGTTCTGAAGAATGGTGTGATTTGTGAAGCATCCAACGATTATGGAAGAGACATCAAGACCTTCAAGGTGTCCATCAAATCGG ATCCAGACAAAGCATCAGATTCCAATGCTGTTAACCGAG TGGATAAACAGCAGGGAGGTTCGAGCGCGGTCGTGATTGCCGTGGTGGTGTGTGTTCTGCTGCTTGTCGTCCTGGTGGCTATGCTCTACTTCCTTAGTACCACTAAAAAGCTGAGCTGTGGGAAAAAGAACAAGAACAATGG GGCATCTGGGGACATTAAATGTGAGAAGACCAGTGAGAAAGACAATGAAGAGTCTGTTCTGTTCAAAAACAATCAGAATACAGAACAG tgttaa
- the LOC113059717 gene encoding basal cell adhesion molecule-like isoform X2, with product MERAMLGRVGICCTLLALALQVCLASVMVKVTPEVEVIKGETIKLPCSYTTSAPDSSIMVLWSIEDSGTRKQIAYKSSEGSGIEDVSGMKGRLTMGSDSSLTISPVTVEDDRAFFCQVTAKASGFSENKTQVKVFFAPEKPVVKGNDQAIAVSHDTKISSSEVAKCISRNAFPQPHIIWFKDAMPVPKENNQKNETYMRPSVVKEASGLYTLTSTLYMQPVKADARSVFHCTVVYKMPNNQTKQESSDKFNLLLLYSAENVFFQLKNQGPIKEGDNVLMKCETDGNPQPEFEFYKEDKALNGLKGMLEMKNVTREHAGTYRCEALDFDALEDVLLSKTLNLSVHYLDPMAVTPEGPLYAAIGDTVEFQCKTKSSDKYTQQWIKDSEVLSTTGVLTLQPVTLANAGVYICVGEVPSVPGLQKQANVSLVVTGAPAIDDPVNGFVDKEGGMVTLKCSAFGHPAPQFTWTPSGKESVTVVGNKVISTVTLEASAAVLKNGVICEASNDYGRDIKTFKVSIKSDPDKASDSNAVNRGRHLTRLSLLLLSLSGLFLVYTP from the exons TATGTCTGGCTTCAGTCATGGTCAAGGTGACCCCAGAGGTGGAAGTGATTAAAGGAGAAACCATCAAACTGCCTTGCAGCTACACCACCTCTGCACCTGACTCTTCCATTATGGTCCTATGGTCCATT GAGGATTCAGGTACAAGAAAGCAAATTGCTTACAAGTCTTCCGAAGGTTCTGGCATTGAAGATGTCTCAGGAATGAAAGGTCGCTTAACCATGGGAAGTGACTCGTCCCTCACCATCTCCCCTGTCACAGTGGAAGATGACAGAGCCTTCTTTTGCCAAGTGACTGCAAAGGCTTCAGGGTTCTCTGAAAATAAGACCCAGGTCAAGGTTTTTT TTGCTCCGGAGAAGCCAGTGGTCAAAGGAAATGATCAGGCTATCGCTGTCAGTCATGACACTAAAATTTCCTCCTCTGAA GTGGCCAAGTGCATCAGCAGGAACGCTTTCCCTCAGCCTCATATTATATGGTTTAAAGATGCCATGCCTGTGCCTAAAGAAAATAACCAAAAGAATG AAACCTATATGAGACCTAGTGTGGTGAAGGAAGCCTCAGGCCTGTACACCTTGACCAGTACACTGTACATGCAGCCTGTTAAAGCTGACGCTAGATCAGTCTTCCACTGCACGGTGGTGTACAAAATGCCAAACAACCAGACCAAACAGGAGAGCTCCGATAAATTCAACCTCTTGTTGCTCT ATTCAGCAGAAAATGTGTTCTTCCAACTGAAGAATCAGGGGCCAATCAAAGAGGGGGATAATGTGCTGATGAAGTGTGAGACTGATGGAAACCCTCAGCCAGAGTTTGAGTTTTACAAAGAG GATAAAGCACTGAATGGATTGAAAGGAATGTTAGAAATGAAGAACGTCACTCGAGAGCATGCTGGAACCTATAGGTGTGAAGCTCTGGACTTTGATGCCTTGGAAGATGTCTTACTTAGCAAAACTCTAAACTTAAGTGTGCACT ATCTGGACCCAATGGCAGTGACTCCAGAAGGCCCATTGTATGCTGCTATAGGAGATACTGTGGAGTTTCAGTGTAAGACAAAGTCCTCTGATAAATACACCCAGCAGTGGATAAAG GACTCAGAGGTGCTGTCGACGACGGGTGTGTTGACTCTTCAGCCAGTGACTCTGGCTAATGCTGGTGTGTATATATGTGTCGGAGAAGTACCTTCAGTGCCAGGTCTCCAAAAACAAGCCAATGTCAGCCTTGTGGTCACAG GTGCACCTGCGATTGATGATCCAGTGAATGGTTTCGTTGACAAGGAAGGAGGAATGGTCACTCTCAAATGCTCTGCTTTCGGTCATCCTGCTCCACAGTTCACCTGGACACCTTCTGGCAAAGAG TCAGTGACAGTAGTGGGGAATAAGGTGATCAGCACGGTCACTCTTGAGGCTTCGGCTGCGGTTCTGAAGAATGGTGTGATTTGTGAAGCATCCAACGATTATGGAAGAGACATCAAGACCTTCAAGGTGTCCATCAAATCGG ATCCAGACAAAGCATCAGATTCCAATGCTGTTAACCGAGGTAGACACTTGACCCGACTCTCTctgctcctcctctctctctcaggacTGTTTCTTGTATATACTCCGTGA